A genomic segment from Juglans regia cultivar Chandler chromosome 14, Walnut 2.0, whole genome shotgun sequence encodes:
- the LOC109020862 gene encoding KH domain-containing protein At3g08620-like: MSGLYSQNFSPARTLSPHIRSNTDVDSLYLTELLAEHQKLGPFMQVLPICSRLLNQEILRVSGMIPNHAFSDYDRLQRGSHGPMASFDIMSNNRPTGFSGWNGLPHERLGGSQGMNMDWKAAPASPSSYNVKRVLRLEIPVESYPNFNFVGRLLGPRGNSLKRVEASTGCRVFIRGKGSIKDPDKEESLRGRPGYEHLNDPLHILIEAELPANVIGIRLRQAQEILEELLKPMDESQDFYKTQQLRELAMLNSNFREESPQLSSSISPFSSSGMKRAKTGR, from the exons ATGTCAGGTTTATACTCGCAAAATTTCTCGCCCGCAAGAACTCTATCTCCGCATATAAGAAGCAACACGGATGTCGACAG TCTGTACTTGACAGAATTGTTAGCGGAGCACCAGAAACTTGGACCCTTCATGCAGGTCCTTCCTATCTGTAGTCGACTCTTGAATCAAG AGATCCTACGGGTTTCTGGAATGATTCCCAATCATGCGTTTAGTGACTATGATAGACTGCAGCGTGGAAGCCATGGCCCTATGGCTTCATTTGATATAATGTCAAACAATAGGCCGACGGGCTTCAGTGGTTGGAATGGCCTGCCACATGAA AGATTAGGAGGATCACAAGGGATGAATATGGATTGGAAAGCAGCACCAGCGAGCCCAAGTTCCTACAATGTCAAGAGGGTTTTACGCTTGGAGATTCCTGTGGAAAGCTATCCGAAT TTCAACTTTGTTGGCCGGCTGCTGGGCCCTAGAGGCAATTCACTAAAGCGGGTGGAAGCCTCTACAGGTTGCCGTGTGTTTATTCGAGGAAAAGGTTCGATAAAAGACCCAGACAAG GAGGAGTCATTAAGGGGAAGACCAGGTTATGAGCATCTGAATGATCCACTGCACATTTTAATCGAGGCTGAATTACCTGCCAATGTGATTGGTATACGGTTGAGACAAGCACAAGAAATCTTAGAAGAACTTCTGAAACCTATG GATGAATCGCAAGATTTTTATAAGACGCAGCAGTTGAGGGAACTGGCTATGCTAAATTCCAATTTTAGAGAAGAGAGCCCCCAACTGAGTTCTAGCATCTCTCCTTTCAGTTCCAGTGGAATGAAACGGGCCAAAACTGGTCGATAG
- the LOC109020863 gene encoding 60S ribosomal protein L10, producing the protein MGRRPARCYRQIKNKPYPKSRFCRGVPDPKIRIYDVGMKKKGVDEFPFCVHLVSWEKENVSSEALEAARIACNKYMAKFAGKDAFHLRVRVHPFHVLRINKMLSCAGADRLQTGMRGAFGKPLGTCARVSIGQVLLSVRCKDSNSHHAQEALRRAKFKFPGRQKIIVSRKWGFTKFNRTDYLRFKTENRIVPDGVNAKLLGCHGPLANRRPGRAFLEATA; encoded by the exons ATGGGGAGGA GACCTGCGAGGTGTTATCGCCAGATCAAGAATAAGCCATACCCAAAATCACGGTTTTGCCGTGGTGTACCTGACCCCAAGATCAGGATTTATGACGTaggaatgaagaagaaaggTGTGGATGAGTTTCCTTTCTGCGTTCATTTGGTTTCATGGGAAAAAGAGAATGTTTCAAGTGAAGCTCTCGAGGCTGCACGTATTGCTTGCAACAAATATATGGCCAAATTTGCCGGGAAAGATGCATTCCATTTGCGAGTCAGGGTGCATCCTTTCCATGTCCTGCGTATCAACAAGATGCTTTCATGTGCTGGAGCTGATAGGCTTCAGACTGGGATGAGGGGTGCTTTTGGGAAACCATTGGGCACTTGTGCGAGAGTGAGCATTGGCCAAGTTCTCCTGTCTGTTCGTTGCAAGGACAGCAACAGCCATCATGCACAGGAGGCCCTACGCCGAGCAAAATTCAAGTTTCCTGGTCGTCAGAAGATCATTGTCAGCAGGAAGTG GGGTTTCACCAAGTTCAACAGGACCGATTACTTGAGGTTCAAAACGGAGAATCGGATTGTACCAGATGGCGTCAATGCGAAG CTTCTTGGATGCCATGGACCTTTGGCGAACCGTCGACCTGGAAGAGCATTTTTGGAAGCTACTGCTTAG